Proteins encoded within one genomic window of Phototrophicus methaneseepsis:
- a CDS encoding ROK family protein, whose translation MSQSFIRGNRNLIKAMNRSLILNAIRREGQLSRTQLVGYSGLSTGAVSQITTDLLNNNWLLETGESEFTGGRRQTFLRLNPRAGYAVGVKLMEDRVVCAITDMEARIIHHEDRQIQSNTSQDAIAQVTKAIDDAIRASGISREKMLGVGIGVAGVVDPHTGSVLYSPYSGWRSLPLATLLEDQIKLPIYVENDVNTLTLSEYLFGAGRFHADFVVFTVGRGIGMGMMLSGQLYQGLGGGAGEIGHIIVNMDKEHQHGAGAGTLEANAADHAVIDATFNGDASGKRLDDVLERANTGDESAIKALADSGHYLGVGLATLINLLHPPLIIISGEGLIAGDYRLKPMMASMQTYVFDGLAEGVEIVIEPTDDQTWVRGAASLVIGKVFESPLVASKASA comes from the coding sequence ATGTCTCAGTCTTTTATTCGTGGCAATCGAAACCTCATTAAGGCGATGAATCGCAGCCTGATTCTTAACGCCATCCGCCGGGAAGGCCAGCTATCCCGGACCCAACTCGTGGGTTACTCTGGTCTGAGCACTGGGGCTGTTTCACAAATTACTACCGATCTCCTCAATAATAACTGGTTACTGGAAACAGGCGAAAGCGAATTTACCGGGGGCCGCCGCCAGACTTTCTTGCGGCTCAACCCGCGTGCAGGTTATGCCGTTGGGGTCAAGCTCATGGAAGATCGTGTTGTCTGTGCCATCACTGATATGGAAGCACGTATCATCCATCACGAAGATCGCCAGATCCAGAGCAACACCAGCCAGGATGCCATCGCGCAGGTCACTAAAGCCATTGACGATGCCATCCGTGCCAGCGGCATTTCCAGAGAAAAGATGCTGGGTGTTGGCATTGGCGTTGCGGGTGTCGTAGATCCGCATACGGGTTCGGTGCTCTATTCGCCCTATTCCGGTTGGCGCAGCCTGCCGCTGGCCACCCTGCTAGAAGACCAGATTAAGCTGCCCATCTATGTGGAAAATGATGTCAACACGTTGACCCTCAGCGAGTACCTGTTTGGAGCCGGTCGCTTTCATGCGGATTTCGTCGTCTTCACCGTCGGGCGCGGTATCGGTATGGGCATGATGCTATCCGGGCAGTTGTACCAGGGCCTGGGCGGCGGTGCTGGCGAAATCGGCCATATCATCGTCAACATGGACAAAGAACATCAGCATGGTGCGGGCGCAGGCACATTAGAAGCCAATGCCGCCGACCATGCTGTCATCGATGCCACCTTTAATGGCGATGCTTCTGGTAAGCGCCTGGACGATGTCCTTGAGCGAGCAAATACAGGCGATGAAAGTGCCATTAAAGCCCTGGCAGATAGCGGCCATTATCTGGGTGTCGGGCTAGCGACCCTGATTAACTTGCTCCATCCACCGCTTATCATTATCAGTGGGGAGGGCCTTATCGCAGGTGACTATCGGCTGAAGCCCATGATGGCGTCCATGCAGACCTACGTATTTGATGGTCTGGCGGAGGGCGTCGAAATCGTGATTGAACCGACTGACGACCAGACCTGGGTCCGCGGGGCGGCCAGCCTGGTGATTGGCAAAGTCTTTGAATCGCCGCTGGTGGCGTCGAAGGCTAGCGCCTAA
- a CDS encoding WD40 repeat domain-containing protein, translating into MAGTLLLSVAAVTAQDSRQPITTDNAGELAQLIRLGRGSAEFASFTPDDGLLVVGGTVGIWLYDPTNLATESEPPVLLSNDETRAIAISPDGTTLAASKFDGDIVLWELASQTSSALIEPSYSTDNMTYSPDGTILALNAGSNGITLYNLAASTELQLEGSFRSEAEVSFSPDGEWLAAAGSDNALYLWNVTNSEEGAKLEGHTNTPISSNFSPDGTVVTGSGDRTIRLWNSADGTEIANISTLEDEQLGRINQVIFSPDGSLFASGDSNGNIVVWDTESQTPLAKMTAQGPVNDLMFSADGTQLLSVSDEQYVYLWDAEDGSEIAAAVGHTNIMNAVTFSPDSSTLAFSDYDENLWLWDTSTMPQLNLATQVAGGGDTSAVNIAGIAYSSDGSVLASVDSFTVKLYGASSHQLLRELEGDGIVEGLAFSPDDTLIAYASSSGLYIFDVETGQLLASLEEHNDWLNSLAWSPDQTLIAASGSDNTVRVYGMP; encoded by the coding sequence ATGGCAGGAACATTGTTACTTTCTGTGGCGGCCGTCACTGCACAGGACAGTCGCCAGCCCATCACCACCGATAATGCAGGTGAACTGGCTCAGCTTATTCGCCTGGGACGTGGTTCTGCGGAATTCGCAAGTTTTACACCGGACGATGGCCTTTTGGTAGTAGGGGGTACAGTGGGGATCTGGCTGTATGATCCTACTAATCTGGCAACCGAGAGTGAGCCGCCAGTGCTGCTAAGCAATGATGAGACGCGTGCTATTGCAATCAGCCCAGATGGCACCACGCTTGCCGCTTCTAAGTTTGATGGTGACATTGTCCTTTGGGAACTTGCCTCACAAACCTCTTCTGCCCTTATTGAACCAAGCTATAGCACTGACAATATGACCTATAGTCCTGATGGAACGATCCTGGCACTCAATGCAGGTAGCAACGGCATCACACTATATAATCTTGCTGCCTCCACTGAACTGCAACTTGAAGGAAGTTTTCGCAGCGAAGCCGAAGTAAGCTTCAGCCCGGATGGCGAGTGGCTTGCTGCCGCTGGTTCTGATAATGCCTTGTACCTGTGGAATGTGACAAATAGCGAAGAAGGCGCCAAGCTGGAAGGCCATACCAACACTCCCATCAGCAGCAACTTTAGCCCAGATGGAACCGTTGTAACAGGCTCAGGTGATCGCACAATTCGCCTGTGGAATAGTGCTGACGGTACAGAGATCGCTAACATCTCTACACTAGAAGATGAACAGTTAGGCCGTATTAATCAGGTCATCTTTAGCCCGGACGGTTCTCTGTTTGCCAGTGGTGATTCAAATGGCAACATCGTCGTATGGGATACGGAGAGCCAGACGCCGCTAGCAAAGATGACAGCGCAAGGCCCAGTGAATGACTTGATGTTCAGCGCGGATGGGACTCAACTCTTATCGGTTAGTGACGAGCAGTATGTTTATTTGTGGGATGCTGAGGATGGTAGCGAAATCGCCGCTGCCGTAGGACATACCAACATCATGAATGCAGTGACATTCAGTCCAGACAGTAGCACGCTAGCCTTCTCAGACTATGATGAAAATCTGTGGCTATGGGATACTTCTACTATGCCGCAGCTAAATCTCGCGACGCAGGTTGCAGGCGGCGGTGATACCAGTGCGGTCAATATTGCCGGTATTGCTTACTCGTCAGATGGCAGTGTTCTGGCGTCTGTCGATTCTTTCACAGTAAAGCTCTATGGTGCCAGCAGCCATCAACTTCTCCGCGAACTCGAAGGGGATGGCATTGTCGAAGGACTTGCTTTCAGTCCAGATGATACCCTCATAGCCTATGCAAGCAGCAGCGGACTATACATCTTCGATGTTGAAACGGGACAACTACTAGCTTCTCTGGAAGAACATAACGACTGGCTGAACAGCCTCGCATGGTCCCCTGATCAAACACTCATTGCAGCTTCTGGATCAGATAACACTGTACGAGTCTATGGAATGCCCTAA
- a CDS encoding carbohydrate ABC transporter permease, whose amino-acid sequence MPGLKGWQKWKWIIFFLAPSLIGLLVFIVYPIISSFWLAFQEWNLLTPPEFVGLANFQELLNDQDFWRALGYTLNFIVLYVPAVFILGLFLALFLNQKLRGMVAVRTATFLPVVASWVVVSLIWKWIFNPSYGLVNYGLEVIGIDGPAWLFEPQTAMIGMVITSIWKDVGYIALLYIGGLQSISETFYEAARIDGANRWRQLRHITLPLLTPTMFFVAITLLINYFQIFDQVWLMPMRDSAADRQLEVIVTEVVKNAFSYNRMGYASAMSWVLFVLIFIITFVQLRLQNRWVYYEVE is encoded by the coding sequence GTGCCCGGTTTAAAGGGATGGCAAAAATGGAAATGGATCATATTCTTCCTGGCGCCCAGCTTGATTGGCCTGCTTGTTTTCATCGTCTATCCGATTATTTCCTCGTTCTGGCTCGCTTTCCAGGAATGGAACCTGCTGACGCCGCCGGAATTCGTCGGCTTGGCCAATTTTCAGGAATTGCTCAATGACCAGGATTTCTGGCGTGCACTAGGTTATACGCTCAACTTTATTGTACTGTATGTTCCCGCCGTATTCATCCTGGGTCTGTTCCTGGCATTGTTCCTCAACCAGAAGCTGCGCGGCATGGTCGCCGTGCGCACCGCTACTTTTTTGCCTGTCGTCGCTTCCTGGGTGGTTGTATCCCTCATCTGGAAGTGGATTTTTAACCCCAGTTACGGCCTGGTGAATTATGGCTTGGAGGTGATTGGCATTGATGGCCCCGCCTGGTTGTTCGAGCCACAAACGGCCATGATTGGGATGGTCATCACCAGCATATGGAAAGATGTCGGCTACATCGCCCTGCTGTATATCGGCGGCCTGCAATCCATTTCGGAAACCTTCTACGAAGCCGCCCGCATTGATGGAGCTAACCGCTGGCGACAACTGCGCCATATCACCCTGCCTCTGCTGACGCCGACCATGTTCTTCGTCGCCATCACTCTGCTGATTAACTACTTCCAGATATTCGACCAAGTGTGGCTGATGCCCATGCGCGACAGCGCTGCGGATCGTCAATTAGAGGTGATCGTCACTGAAGTCGTCAAGAATGCTTTCAGCTACAACCGCATGGGCTATGCTTCGGCCATGTCCTGGGTGCTCTTCGTCCTGATATTCATCATCACGTTTGTTCAGCTACGACTGCAAAATCGGTGGGTGTACTATGAAGTCGAATAA
- a CDS encoding NB-ARC domain-containing protein, with amino-acid sequence MCSLVPPVLLIGRDVLYERMVHQLLSPQPQARLPIVICGMGGVGKSAFAASVMNDSRIQQHFEASIFCASLGKHPDILDFLKCWAAQCGIEVKEPTEARTLFLRLNAYFAKRSVLFIIDDIWEVDHASFFLLGGYDCCFIITTRLPSIANHLAARQADIIPLSLLNAPESHTLLQALTQQPYFGEIEGLPLLIQTLAILLNQPHSLVSDQEKLSLFHQILSAKPPLNYALPANETINNVADLLRRSFQDVPTQKLTYLKQLSQTVHATTVFHLNTLQALWHQEDAKSLVREFVNYGILEPLGQEKFYFSLLMKAFIDLHL; translated from the coding sequence TTGTGTTCTCTAGTTCCCCCTGTACTGTTGATCGGACGCGATGTTCTGTATGAACGCATGGTTCATCAGTTGCTCTCACCCCAGCCTCAGGCCCGGCTACCAATCGTCATCTGCGGGATGGGAGGTGTTGGTAAATCGGCATTCGCAGCCAGCGTGATGAACGACAGCCGCATACAACAGCATTTTGAAGCAAGTATTTTCTGTGCGTCCCTGGGCAAACATCCGGATATTCTTGATTTTCTAAAATGCTGGGCTGCCCAGTGTGGCATTGAAGTTAAAGAACCGACGGAAGCTAGAACACTGTTTCTAAGGCTCAATGCCTATTTTGCGAAGCGCTCAGTCCTGTTTATCATTGACGATATCTGGGAAGTGGACCATGCCTCTTTTTTCTTACTGGGCGGCTATGATTGTTGTTTTATCATCACAACCCGTCTACCATCTATTGCCAACCATCTGGCAGCTCGCCAGGCAGATATTATTCCACTTTCGCTGCTCAATGCGCCGGAAAGCCACACACTTTTGCAAGCCCTAACACAACAGCCTTACTTCGGCGAGATTGAAGGCTTGCCCCTGCTGATCCAGACACTGGCAATACTACTCAATCAGCCTCACTCGCTGGTTTCAGATCAGGAAAAACTTTCTCTCTTTCATCAGATACTATCTGCAAAGCCGCCCCTCAATTACGCACTACCTGCCAACGAAACTATCAATAACGTGGCCGACCTGCTGCGGCGAAGCTTTCAGGACGTTCCTACCCAGAAGTTGACTTATCTGAAACAGCTCAGCCAGACAGTCCATGCTACGACTGTCTTTCATCTGAACACGCTGCAAGCATTGTGGCATCAAGAAGATGCAAAATCCCTTGTGCGCGAGTTCGTCAATTATGGCATTCTGGAACCGCTTGGTCAGGAAAAGTTTTATTTTAGCCTATTGATGAAAGCCTTTATCGATCTGCACCTGTAA
- a CDS encoding AfsR/SARP family transcriptional regulator: MTERVETSIQIFLFGAPQIKQGGDTLHINRRKAMALLAYLAIAESPVSRTALAVLLSPDLDSARSNAELRRALATLKEIGLGSTLICTRDTVALTHSPDIWVDAQQFDYLFKQPWNTDILQAVIDLYQDDLMSGFFLRGSDAFYDWQFAQQQMYQQKFIAALEKLVQLYIQRQDYEAAIPILERWLIIDSFDEHAHRQAMQLYTLIGQPLTAQRIYENYASRLQAEMGTLPERETVQLYEDIKEERGLVPYLNATPIVGKLPPVPSLVLGREEAIADLKRMLAISEAGPIVIQGWPGIGKTTLSAMLAHDPEIHAAFPDGVLWVSLGEYPNILAELKTWADAVGLSLNEDKFTVEEVCARLTALLKDKKMLFIMDDVWNVSDFTPFQVGGSHSAVLASSRANDVARTITVSPERIYKLPILTEDQSLDLLKVLAHEVVEQNHDAVCELIRDLEGLPLALQVAGRLLWAEQSMGWGVEDLLVELREGARLLEARTPADRAEFVQETPTTVTVLLRRSTDRLDPEARQYFALLGVFAPKPATFDLAALEAVWDIADPKPIIRVLVNRGLMEPLGSGDFQIHALLVAHAKSLFGV, encoded by the coding sequence ATGACAGAACGCGTTGAAACCTCGATTCAGATCTTTCTCTTTGGGGCACCACAAATCAAACAAGGTGGTGACACACTACATATCAACCGCCGTAAAGCGATGGCCCTGCTTGCTTACCTTGCAATAGCAGAAAGCCCCGTCAGCCGAACGGCACTTGCCGTTTTACTCTCTCCGGATCTCGACAGTGCTCGCTCGAATGCGGAGCTGCGGCGCGCACTCGCGACGCTGAAAGAAATCGGACTGGGAAGTACACTAATCTGCACCCGCGATACTGTAGCGCTGACGCATAGTCCCGATATATGGGTGGATGCTCAGCAATTTGACTATCTTTTCAAACAACCCTGGAATACTGATATTCTGCAAGCGGTCATCGACCTGTATCAGGATGATCTCATGTCAGGATTCTTCCTTCGCGGCAGTGATGCATTCTATGACTGGCAGTTCGCGCAGCAGCAGATGTATCAGCAGAAATTTATCGCCGCCTTGGAAAAATTGGTGCAACTTTACATTCAGCGGCAGGATTATGAAGCGGCCATCCCAATATTAGAGCGGTGGCTGATTATAGACAGTTTCGATGAGCACGCTCATCGGCAGGCTATGCAACTCTATACTCTGATCGGTCAGCCACTTACCGCACAACGCATCTACGAAAATTATGCATCACGACTTCAAGCTGAAATGGGGACACTTCCAGAGCGCGAGACCGTCCAGCTTTACGAAGACATTAAAGAAGAGCGTGGACTTGTACCCTACCTGAACGCTACGCCAATTGTTGGCAAGCTCCCACCAGTGCCATCACTGGTATTAGGACGAGAAGAAGCCATCGCAGATCTAAAACGAATGCTCGCTATTTCGGAAGCAGGGCCGATTGTGATTCAGGGATGGCCAGGTATTGGTAAAACTACCCTGAGCGCGATGCTGGCACATGATCCTGAAATCCATGCTGCTTTTCCGGATGGTGTTCTGTGGGTGTCGTTGGGAGAGTATCCCAACATTCTGGCAGAGTTAAAAACCTGGGCTGATGCGGTAGGACTCTCTCTGAATGAAGATAAGTTTACCGTCGAAGAAGTCTGTGCCCGTCTGACGGCGTTGCTTAAAGATAAGAAAATGCTGTTCATTATGGATGATGTCTGGAATGTGAGCGATTTTACGCCATTCCAGGTGGGAGGAAGTCACAGTGCTGTACTGGCAAGCAGCCGCGCCAATGATGTCGCTCGAACGATTACAGTCTCCCCTGAGCGCATTTATAAGCTGCCGATTCTCACCGAAGATCAATCGCTGGACCTTTTAAAAGTGCTGGCTCATGAGGTCGTTGAGCAAAACCACGATGCTGTATGCGAACTCATTCGTGATTTAGAAGGGTTACCGCTGGCGCTTCAAGTGGCTGGACGATTGCTCTGGGCTGAACAATCTATGGGTTGGGGAGTTGAAGATCTGCTGGTTGAATTGCGCGAAGGCGCACGACTACTCGAGGCTCGAACGCCCGCAGACCGTGCTGAGTTTGTTCAGGAGACACCCACAACTGTGACCGTCCTGCTGCGCCGCAGCACGGATCGACTTGATCCGGAAGCGCGTCAATATTTTGCGTTATTGGGTGTGTTTGCACCCAAACCTGCAACGTTTGATCTGGCAGCACTCGAAGCAGTCTGGGATATTGCTGACCCTAAGCCTATCATCAGAGTGCTTGTCAATCGCGGCCTTATGGAACCCCTGGGCAGTGGCGACTTTCAAATTCATGCGCTGCTAGTCGCCCATGCGAAAAGCCTCTTTGGTGTGTAA
- a CDS encoding recombinase family protein, with product MKKLTVMLRRGTPHSSSDSPPRPGWAIYLRTSSREAQNPKNSQKRQRHNINQALTGDSDMQVVDEYIDVMSGRTPNRADYQRLLSDARLGRFSHVAVENAERFGRNDTEALVAIDELHALGIAVRFADYPDLDPIDPDDRILIALSFVLARRESIKLGQRVRGGLHAKLRSGGCVGLAPDGYRNVMDRDEQNVLSGTGRVKRWIEPDPEQFQVWREAWDLLLSEQHTLTEICEALHAKGYRYRSGRPFVEIKNEMRKAANNTLSKRFHNWFYAGWIVSPKAGIAPKTIRGNWKPVVTTEEFERGLAIVAKRTEDRPRKRRHQYLLSGLIYYQKADGKRRIRMTCSTSNPARKGGIAYYRIAGTRTRFLCKEIDRQLMSWLCRIQVDSDYLPAMRAAYTTEIAEKMGHLQPDRRREMETALKGVDEEEARTLRLFAAGKITEHVWDALWLEWQDRRRTLRANLAAMAQEEGYHIKHLDDALGIIAKVSIIFGRMDLASQKKLLKEMIHRVVVNQEGQIIDVELFAPFGYLQQLNTRIEGEKVCESVESVAKCSNKVSSGPPRFVN from the coding sequence ATGAAGAAATTAACTGTTATGCTACGAAGAGGAACCCCACATTCATCATCAGATTCACCACCGCGACCGGGCTGGGCGATCTATTTGCGAACCAGTTCACGCGAAGCACAAAATCCAAAAAACTCCCAGAAGCGGCAGCGCCACAATATCAACCAGGCGTTGACTGGTGATTCCGATATGCAGGTCGTGGATGAGTACATTGATGTGATGAGTGGTCGCACGCCGAACCGCGCTGATTATCAGCGTCTATTGAGTGATGCCCGGCTGGGTCGTTTTTCGCATGTCGCCGTGGAGAATGCCGAACGCTTTGGTCGCAATGACACGGAAGCGCTGGTAGCGATTGATGAACTGCACGCATTGGGTATTGCGGTACGTTTTGCCGATTATCCCGATCTCGATCCGATTGATCCTGATGATCGCATCCTGATTGCTCTGTCGTTTGTGCTGGCCCGGCGCGAATCGATTAAGCTCGGACAGCGGGTGCGCGGCGGCTTACATGCCAAATTGCGCAGTGGTGGTTGCGTTGGTCTGGCACCGGATGGGTATCGCAATGTGATGGACCGGGATGAGCAGAATGTGCTGAGCGGGACAGGGCGTGTCAAACGCTGGATCGAACCAGATCCCGAACAATTTCAAGTGTGGCGTGAAGCCTGGGATTTGCTGCTCAGTGAACAGCATACGTTGACCGAGATTTGTGAGGCACTGCATGCCAAGGGCTACAGGTATCGTAGCGGTAGACCTTTTGTCGAGATCAAAAACGAGATGCGCAAGGCAGCCAACAATACGCTGTCGAAGCGATTTCATAACTGGTTCTATGCCGGCTGGATCGTGAGTCCGAAAGCTGGCATTGCACCCAAGACGATACGTGGTAACTGGAAGCCAGTCGTTACGACCGAGGAGTTTGAGCGAGGGCTGGCTATTGTTGCAAAACGCACGGAAGATCGCCCACGGAAGCGGCGGCATCAGTATTTGCTCAGTGGATTGATTTATTATCAGAAAGCTGATGGCAAGCGGCGCATTCGGATGACCTGCTCGACATCCAATCCGGCCCGCAAGGGTGGCATCGCCTACTATCGGATAGCGGGAACCCGCACAAGATTCCTGTGCAAGGAGATTGATCGACAATTGATGAGCTGGTTGTGTCGCATACAAGTGGATTCTGATTATCTACCGGCGATGCGTGCCGCGTACACAACGGAGATAGCCGAGAAGATGGGGCATCTGCAACCGGATCGACGTCGTGAGATGGAGACCGCACTAAAAGGTGTTGATGAAGAAGAAGCACGGACACTTCGCTTGTTTGCGGCGGGCAAGATCACCGAGCATGTATGGGATGCGTTGTGGCTGGAGTGGCAGGACAGGCGGCGAACCTTGCGAGCCAATCTTGCAGCGATGGCGCAGGAAGAGGGCTATCACATCAAACATCTGGATGATGCATTAGGGATTATTGCCAAAGTGAGTATAATATTTGGTAGAATGGACTTAGCAAGTCAGAAGAAGTTACTCAAGGAGATGATTCACCGCGTGGTGGTGAATCAGGAAGGTCAGATCATCGACGTGGAGTTATTTGCGCCATTTGGCTATTTGCAGCAACTAAATACCCGAATTGAGGGCGAAAAGGTCTGCGAGAGCGTTGAATCGGTTGCGAAATGTTCGAATAAGGTCTCCTCAGGTCCACCTCGCTTCGTTAACTAG
- a CDS encoding helix-turn-helix domain-containing protein, giving the protein MEPDLKKQLGARVRKARREADLKQEELAEMLGTSQAVISNVENGVSTIDAPDLPKWARALGKPLMYFYADEAQSWQQRALDILSMIPEDRLDFVLHMLKNMALTMHEVDT; this is encoded by the coding sequence ATGGAACCGGATTTGAAGAAGCAGCTCGGCGCCCGCGTCCGCAAAGCGCGGCGTGAGGCTGACTTGAAACAGGAAGAACTCGCTGAGATGTTGGGCACGAGCCAAGCCGTCATCTCCAATGTGGAGAATGGCGTGTCTACCATTGATGCACCCGACTTACCAAAATGGGCTAGAGCGCTTGGCAAGCCCCTCATGTATTTCTATGCGGATGAAGCACAATCCTGGCAGCAGAGAGCTTTAGATATCCTGAGCATGATTCCAGAAGATCGGCTCGACTTCGTGCTCCACATGCTCAAAAACATGGCACTCACAATGCATGAGGTTGATACATGA
- a CDS encoding tetratricopeptide repeat protein, with amino-acid sequence MEFDIDILYKGQQRYAQHYTQHLQIASQLYGTRQTQHSLTKLVKNWQQIAQAQRWTAAHMNTSEDVAQMCITYADVRTELLEAHQTIDEQRQWYEDALKAARSLESKADEARCLHLIGVLLGRTKKVQEALLYHEQALEILFDCGELLLIPRIYNHIGVAHWVLGDREQARKYHQQSLELCKEFANSVEAANALMGLGYVAYTEDQYAKAQDYYQQALKLFDSEQNFAQAATILRAMGDAAFAAGDYEAARQSYQRSLSLCKTWSFERGVAVSLTKLAYAHRELGDLTAATTYGEQSIHLLRKYSDFRVLAMLLNVLGSIATIIGNYEQAQGYYAEGRDICNEMGDKMGLAMLTIRLGELALKLHDQIMAQRYFEESLQIFQTINDAWGIATSMASLGDLHQKTGHADKAETHFIQALDIFEEIKNRKGIANTHVSMGKLCLQQTNYALACEHFKCAFQEAMDIRTPEPALESLFGYAHILLQVGDQQRAAELLGLVSHHDATSQELKDRIESFIHQIPLSDENLQAAIERGKIQKLEQITL; translated from the coding sequence GTGGAGTTTGATATCGACATTCTATATAAAGGTCAGCAGCGTTACGCTCAGCACTATACTCAGCACCTACAGATAGCAAGCCAGCTTTACGGCACCAGGCAGACACAGCACAGCCTCACAAAACTCGTGAAAAACTGGCAGCAAATCGCACAGGCACAGCGATGGACGGCAGCACATATGAACACGTCGGAAGATGTGGCGCAGATGTGCATTACTTATGCTGATGTTCGCACAGAACTTCTGGAAGCTCATCAGACGATTGACGAGCAGCGACAGTGGTACGAAGACGCGCTCAAAGCAGCACGCTCCTTAGAGAGTAAAGCTGATGAGGCGCGCTGTCTGCATTTAATTGGTGTTCTACTGGGTCGGACAAAAAAAGTGCAAGAGGCCCTTTTATATCATGAGCAAGCCCTGGAAATACTGTTTGACTGCGGTGAGTTGTTACTCATCCCTCGTATTTATAATCATATAGGCGTTGCTCATTGGGTGCTCGGTGATCGTGAACAAGCGCGAAAGTACCATCAACAAAGCTTAGAACTGTGTAAGGAATTCGCAAATTCCGTCGAGGCTGCAAATGCGCTGATGGGTTTAGGCTATGTTGCCTATACTGAAGATCAGTATGCAAAGGCGCAGGATTACTATCAACAGGCGCTAAAGCTGTTTGATTCTGAGCAGAATTTTGCTCAGGCCGCCACGATTCTGCGTGCGATGGGCGACGCAGCATTTGCCGCCGGTGATTATGAGGCAGCCCGACAATCCTATCAGCGTAGTCTGTCATTGTGCAAAACTTGGAGTTTTGAGCGAGGAGTCGCCGTAAGTCTCACTAAGTTAGCCTACGCTCACAGGGAACTTGGCGATCTTACAGCAGCAACCACTTATGGTGAACAAAGCATTCACCTGTTGCGAAAATACAGTGATTTCCGCGTCCTCGCAATGCTACTGAACGTCTTAGGTAGCATTGCCACGATCATTGGGAATTATGAACAGGCACAAGGTTACTATGCCGAAGGCCGTGACATCTGCAATGAGATGGGCGATAAGATGGGACTGGCGATGCTGACAATCCGATTAGGCGAGCTAGCTCTCAAGCTTCATGATCAGATAATGGCACAACGCTATTTTGAGGAAAGTTTGCAGATATTCCAAACAATCAACGATGCCTGGGGAATTGCCACATCGATGGCATCGCTCGGCGATTTGCATCAGAAAACTGGGCATGCGGATAAAGCTGAAACCCACTTTATCCAGGCCCTGGACATTTTTGAAGAAATCAAAAATCGCAAGGGAATTGCCAATACGCATGTGAGTATGGGTAAGCTTTGTCTTCAACAGACAAATTATGCTCTCGCCTGCGAACACTTTAAATGTGCATTCCAGGAGGCAATGGATATTCGTACGCCCGAGCCTGCGCTTGAGTCTCTGTTCGGCTATGCTCATATTCTCTTGCAAGTCGGGGACCAACAGCGTGCCGCTGAACTGCTTGGGCTTGTATCTCACCATGATGCGACCAGCCAGGAGCTTAAAGATCGTATTGAATCATTCATTCACCAGATACCCCTTTCAGACGAGAATCTGCAGGCTGCAATTGAGAGAGGGAAAATACAAAAACTAGAGCAGATCACGCTGTGA